The Pelobacter seleniigenes DSM 18267 genomic sequence CGGCCAAAAGATAAGCATACAAGGGAACACCGTGCCGGTGCCAAACGGTTCTTTCACCGGGTTCCAAGACCACAACCATGGCCTTGATCCTGGCTTGTCCTCCGCCGGGATAAAGAATGTCTTCCCCGATCACCGTCTGGCTGGTATCAAGCAGGGTTTTGGTCGTTTTGTAGTCAGGAGAGGCGGCTCCAAAAACAACAGTTTGAAATAACAACCCCACGAGCACAAGACAGACAATGGTTCGAATAGAAAATCTCATGGCGAATCCTTTCAAGCAGATATGAAAAATGCACGTTCCATTGGAATAAAACCCGCCGCCGGAGCAGGAGAGAGAACAAACAATCCATGGTGGTTACGGCAAACTCAGGAACAGTTCCTTATCGGCTTCGATCTGGCCGACAATAAAATCGATGGTCGTCCTGACCCGGGCCAATTGTCGGGAATCGGGATTGACCTGCAACCAGAAACCCCGCTGAATGCTGTACTCGGGCAGGACCGGCACCACCTCCTTTTGGCCATGGGCAAGAAAGTACGGGATCGCACCGATACCACCATC encodes the following:
- a CDS encoding cupin domain-containing protein, translating into MRFSIRTIVCLVLVGLLFQTVVFGAASPDYKTTKTLLDTSQTVIGEDILYPGGGQARIKAMVVVLEPGERTVWHRHGVPLYAYLLAGDLELDYGPAGKRIYHSGDNFMEAMTEFHQGHNIGSDEVRILAVFMGGEGQPLVIPKE